Proteins found in one Candidatus Nitrospira nitrificans genomic segment:
- a CDS encoding cobyric acid synthase, protein MTARAIAVLGTGSDVGKSLIAAGICRSLHRTGVRVAPFKAQNMSLNSFVTPDGHEIGRAQALQAEACGLSPHVDMNPILLKPESDRCSQVVILGKVFAKQEASAYCDGRSRLWSVVQDSYARLSKQYDMMVIEGAGSAAEVNLRKWDLVNWPVVEYANAQVLLVADIDRGGVFAQVIGTLDLLEPDERARVCGVVINKFRGDPTLFADGVRFLESRTGIPVLGIVPFLRDLRLDQEDSLDLGRQHLTSFAPDRINIAVILLPYMSNFTDFNVLAAEKDVALKYVGTPSALVDADCVIIPGSKNTVADLSYLKERGFMALLDNHLRSRRELIGICGGYQMLGRRIADPDCVEEGGSGCGLGYLDTETVLGKKKYTAQIEAYPTDFFPAGQGLVRGYQIHMGVTRRVNERPCFRVRRHSARKADAPHSMATHTDEFDGAIRHDGLVWGTYIHGVFDEPGFRRSWLNRARLKKGLPPLDIHTSMSVTVHLRDELDRWADHLSRNINLSCLLR, encoded by the coding sequence ATGACGGCGCGGGCGATTGCTGTTCTTGGAACGGGATCGGACGTAGGAAAAAGTTTGATCGCGGCCGGGATTTGCCGATCGCTTCACCGCACAGGTGTTCGCGTGGCCCCATTCAAAGCTCAAAATATGTCTCTGAATTCATTCGTCACGCCGGATGGGCATGAGATCGGACGGGCGCAAGCGCTGCAAGCCGAGGCCTGCGGACTCTCTCCACATGTCGATATGAATCCGATCCTCCTCAAACCGGAATCCGATAGATGTTCCCAGGTCGTGATCCTCGGCAAGGTGTTCGCGAAGCAAGAAGCTTCGGCATACTGTGATGGGCGATCAAGACTCTGGTCGGTCGTGCAAGACAGCTATGCGCGGCTATCGAAACAGTACGACATGATGGTGATTGAGGGGGCGGGCAGTGCCGCCGAGGTCAATCTCCGAAAATGGGATCTGGTGAATTGGCCGGTCGTGGAATATGCCAATGCTCAGGTTCTGCTCGTTGCCGATATCGATCGAGGTGGCGTCTTTGCTCAAGTGATTGGAACATTAGACTTGCTGGAGCCGGACGAACGCGCCAGGGTCTGCGGCGTCGTCATCAATAAATTCAGGGGCGATCCCACATTGTTTGCCGATGGGGTGCGCTTCTTGGAGTCTCGGACTGGGATTCCTGTATTGGGCATTGTGCCCTTTCTTCGTGATCTGAGGCTGGACCAAGAAGATAGTCTGGACCTAGGCAGGCAGCACTTGACGAGTTTTGCGCCTGACCGTATCAACATTGCCGTTATTCTGTTGCCCTACATGAGCAACTTTACCGATTTCAACGTATTGGCTGCGGAAAAAGACGTGGCCTTGAAGTACGTCGGCACACCAAGCGCACTTGTCGATGCCGACTGTGTGATCATTCCCGGAAGTAAGAATACGGTGGCCGATTTATCCTACCTGAAAGAAAGAGGGTTTATGGCGTTGCTTGATAATCATCTACGGAGTCGGCGCGAGCTGATCGGTATTTGCGGTGGTTACCAGATGCTTGGTCGGCGGATTGCTGATCCTGATTGCGTTGAAGAGGGCGGAAGCGGTTGCGGTTTGGGCTACTTGGATACGGAGACAGTACTCGGGAAAAAGAAATATACCGCACAGATAGAGGCCTACCCCACGGACTTCTTTCCGGCCGGTCAGGGCTTGGTGCGCGGGTATCAGATTCATATGGGCGTCACGCGACGCGTGAACGAACGTCCCTGCTTTAGAGTTCGCCGTCATTCCGCCCGGAAAGCGGACGCCCCCCATTCGATGGCTACGCACACAGATGAGTTCGATGGAGCGATTCGGCACGACGGACTTGTGTGGGGGACGTACATTCATGGAGTGTTTGATGAGCCTGGTTTTCGTCGTTCCTGG
- a CDS encoding adenosylcobinamide amidohydrolase, which yields MKGASTRVRTSHRVIEQTLVIDLGGRRRVLSSAPQGGGLTLASCVLNHQVEAHSSAIGGLPKRFTDPARFLRKVAFRLGIRARTVGLMTAVPMTQLVVARAAWDGIWVECFATVGVTNAVRAGEWPSQRSHRDRPGKPGTINLILITNGSLSHAAMVGVVQVATEAKTGVLHDHAVPSCSGMAATGTGTDAVVIACRLQGQGPSHIYGGTHTVIGALVGRAVTNCMTRGLAKAKAWRESRQ from the coding sequence ATGAAGGGCGCTTCCACACGAGTCCGCACCAGCCACCGAGTAATTGAGCAGACACTGGTCATCGATCTTGGAGGTCGGAGACGGGTGCTTTCCTCTGCGCCACAAGGGGGAGGGCTTACGCTGGCTTCCTGTGTCCTCAATCACCAGGTCGAGGCACATTCCTCGGCGATCGGGGGTCTGCCTAAACGTTTCACTGATCCCGCCCGTTTCTTGCGAAAGGTGGCTTTCCGACTCGGCATCCGCGCACGCACCGTCGGACTCATGACGGCTGTCCCGATGACACAGTTGGTGGTGGCGAGAGCTGCTTGGGATGGGATCTGGGTGGAGTGTTTTGCGACGGTTGGCGTGACGAATGCCGTTCGGGCTGGAGAATGGCCGTCTCAACGGTCCCATCGCGACAGACCGGGCAAGCCCGGCACGATCAATCTCATTCTCATCACCAACGGGAGTCTCTCCCATGCCGCGATGGTTGGTGTCGTGCAAGTTGCCACGGAGGCCAAGACCGGCGTCTTGCACGATCATGCGGTGCCGAGTTGCAGTGGCATGGCGGCCACCGGAACCGGCACGGATGCGGTCGTGATCGCTTGTCGGCTACAGGGACAGGGTCCGTCGCACATCTACGGCGGAACCCATACGGTGATCGGAGCGCTTGTTGGGCGGGCAGTGACCAATTGCATGACTCGTGGTTTAGCGAAAGCGAAGGCTTGGCGGGAGTCGCGTCAATGA